A window of Clostridium botulinum BKT015925 contains these coding sequences:
- a CDS encoding NPCBM/NEW2 domain-containing protein: MKKHIKILSRFMIFMLIICFFNTRAFAQPIGSNWTNFNEKYNVSLSKSWKVNFSKEISLDKIDGAVIEKDNKFIPVNINISGNNSITITPINNYEPNTRYCLKLFLNNNKKYYMYFNTIKEEIYYLGKDISYMNFKKSNFLSNFNTLYDNKTIEPNVSLSPIKENLKDNIGNLYGHGIAFYDTDGVSSMHLEYPLLNKYRRFKGTIGIETSSRSSNGSISVKIYADDEKVYDKSWKSEAFPENIDLDIQNTQKLIIEVKGNGPALQKHSIGIYNPILIK; this comes from the coding sequence TTGAAAAAACATATAAAAATATTATCCAGATTTATGATATTTATGCTGATAATATGTTTCTTTAATACAAGAGCTTTTGCACAACCTATAGGTAGTAATTGGACTAACTTTAATGAAAAATATAATGTATCATTAAGCAAGTCTTGGAAGGTTAACTTTTCAAAAGAAATATCTTTAGATAAGATAGATGGTGCAGTAATTGAAAAAGATAATAAATTTATACCTGTTAATATTAATATATCAGGCAATAATTCTATAACAATTACCCCAATTAATAACTATGAACCCAATACTAGATATTGCTTAAAACTTTTCTTAAACAATAACAAAAAATACTATATGTACTTTAACACTATCAAAGAAGAGATTTACTATTTAGGAAAAGATATAAGCTACATGAATTTTAAAAAATCGAATTTTTTATCTAATTTCAATACATTATATGATAATAAAACCATAGAACCTAATGTATCACTTTCTCCAATAAAAGAAAATCTTAAAGATAATATAGGTAATCTTTATGGACATGGTATAGCTTTTTATGATACAGATGGAGTAAGTTCTATGCACTTAGAATACCCTCTTCTAAATAAGTATAGACGTTTTAAAGGTACTATAGGAATAGAAACTTCTAGTAGAAGTTCTAATGGATCAATTTCTGTAAAAATCTATGCTGATGATGAAAAAGTTTATGATAAATCATGGAAATCAGAAGCTTTTCCTGAAAATATTGATTTAGATATACAAAATACACAAAAACTAATAATAGAAGTTAAAGGAAATGGTCCAGCACTTCAAAAACATTCTATAGGTATATATAACCCTATATTGATAAAGTAA
- a CDS encoding BhlA/UviB family holin-like peptide produces the protein METELIKLASSQGIWAALTVVLIFYILKAQEKRDSKQEQREENYQNIIKKLTEKFNALKDIKGDVKKIKDYISKEKDKED, from the coding sequence TTGGAAACAGAGCTTATAAAACTTGCATCATCTCAAGGAATTTGGGCAGCCTTAACTGTAGTTCTTATATTTTATATCTTAAAAGCTCAAGAAAAAAGAGATTCTAAACAAGAACAACGTGAAGAAAATTATCAAAATATAATAAAAAAACTCACAGAAAAATTTAATGCATTAAAAGATATAAAAGGTGATGTAAAAAAAATCAAAGATTATATTTCTAAAGAAAAAGACAAAGAAGATTAG
- a CDS encoding MarR family winged helix-turn-helix transcriptional regulator — MQKYATESIGRYISHFFRLGSSFLGKEYRKYGIGSGQYQFLIQLYLEDGLSHDELTQRLSMDKATTTRAILKLEQEGYVNRVLNPNDKRKYYIYLTDKAKFQKKDIFNISDKWEQKLVQGLSEKEVDDLIYILRKIAKNNPGYFFKNEEENN, encoded by the coding sequence ATGCAAAAATATGCCACAGAATCTATAGGAAGATACATAAGTCATTTTTTTAGATTAGGTTCAAGCTTTCTCGGAAAAGAATATAGAAAGTATGGTATAGGATCTGGTCAGTATCAGTTTTTAATACAATTATATTTAGAAGATGGTTTAAGTCATGATGAATTAACACAAAGATTGAGTATGGATAAGGCAACTACTACTAGAGCGATATTAAAACTAGAACAAGAGGGATATGTTAACAGAGTTTTAAATCCAAATGATAAAAGAAAATATTATATATATTTAACAGATAAGGCCAAGTTTCAAAAAAAAGACATTTTTAATATTTCCGATAAATGGGAACAAAAATTAGTACAAGGATTAAGTGAAAAAGAAGTAGATGACCTTATATATATTTTAAGAAAGATTGCTAAAAATAATCCAGGATATTTCTTTAAAAATGAAGAAGAAAATAATTAA
- a CDS encoding FUSC family protein: MNKKLIISKTILFVLIVSFIIAFQKIFGIENTLIGVTVITATLMLLEEDLTVSPFKYFIYFMGINLLLGVLAFVASLNLWLGIVVNFIAMFIIGFLFCYDLKSNLYIPFGLQYLFMLSMPVLKNQFVGRLISLVFGAAFIVVIQLIFNKHRLTKASNKIVESILEKIINKLQLISDKNLDTDIDSEIEKEIKQIKKLIYSKKKDGFYLTESGRINLGIVSLLESINLSINDLRNDYKENSLQEILQYLNNKIKILYEYKKNVEKLNIIKKEVKENLSYKSYNNLSEKKILINLDILCDYFVQLYNLENQNYIDKTNPVPSEFNVMNVLKRNFTANSLKFSYAFRLAICVSISIFIMDYFKIHEARWMAYTVFSIVQPYSEHSKIKSLQRLKGTLIGGIIFIVLFSIFKDPIIRSVIVIGAGYIDGYNTTYDKKMICVTISALGTAAVTASIGSILGYRILFVLLGLVVALMANKFILPYTLKDSTEDLMYMSDYIMDKLIEESKMYISKRNNKYTIENLFIIFSLIEDKLNLNKFYKHIKDYEQHLKNKKKVITNIYEIYIWAENDKILSSKFKEMLTKISNNEMNYWGNTSINKS, translated from the coding sequence ATGAATAAAAAATTAATAATATCTAAAACAATATTATTTGTACTCATAGTTTCTTTTATAATAGCTTTTCAAAAAATATTTGGAATAGAAAATACCCTTATAGGGGTAACTGTTATAACAGCAACTTTGATGTTATTGGAAGAGGATTTAACTGTATCTCCGTTTAAATACTTTATATATTTTATGGGAATTAATTTATTGCTTGGAGTCTTAGCTTTTGTAGCAAGTTTAAATTTATGGTTAGGTATTGTAGTGAATTTTATAGCTATGTTTATTATAGGGTTTTTATTTTGTTATGATTTAAAAAGTAATTTATATATTCCGTTTGGATTACAATATTTATTTATGTTAAGTATGCCTGTTTTAAAAAATCAATTTGTAGGTAGATTAATTTCATTAGTATTTGGAGCTGCATTTATTGTGGTTATACAACTAATATTTAATAAACACAGATTAACTAAAGCTAGTAATAAGATTGTGGAAAGTATACTTGAAAAAATTATTAATAAGCTACAACTAATAAGTGATAAAAATCTAGATACTGATATAGATAGTGAGATTGAAAAGGAAATAAAGCAAATAAAGAAACTTATATATAGTAAAAAGAAAGATGGATTTTATTTAACAGAGAGTGGACGAATTAATCTGGGCATAGTGTCTTTATTAGAAAGCATAAATTTGTCTATAAATGATTTAAGGAATGATTATAAAGAAAATAGTTTACAGGAAATTTTACAATATTTAAATAATAAAATCAAGATCTTATATGAATATAAAAAAAATGTAGAAAAATTAAATATTATTAAGAAGGAAGTAAAAGAAAATTTAAGTTACAAGAGTTATAATAATTTAAGTGAAAAAAAAATATTAATAAATTTAGATATATTATGTGATTATTTTGTACAACTTTATAATTTAGAAAATCAGAATTATATTGATAAAACTAATCCTGTTCCTTCTGAATTTAATGTTATGAATGTACTAAAAAGAAATTTTACTGCTAATTCTTTGAAATTTTCATATGCATTTAGATTAGCTATATGTGTTTCAATATCAATATTTATAATGGATTATTTTAAAATACACGAAGCTAGATGGATGGCATATACAGTTTTTTCAATTGTTCAACCTTATTCAGAACATTCAAAGATAAAATCTTTACAAAGGTTAAAAGGAACATTGATAGGTGGAATAATATTTATTGTATTATTTAGTATATTTAAAGATCCAATTATAAGATCTGTAATTGTAATAGGTGCAGGATATATAGATGGATATAATACCACTTATGATAAAAAGATGATTTGTGTTACTATTTCTGCATTAGGAACAGCAGCTGTAACTGCTAGCATAGGATCAATATTGGGGTATAGAATTTTATTTGTTTTATTAGGATTAGTAGTTGCATTAATGGCAAACAAGTTTATATTGCCATACACATTGAAGGATTCAACCGAGGACTTAATGTACATGAGTGATTATATTATGGATAAGTTAATAGAAGAATCTAAAATGTATATATCAAAAAGAAATAACAAATATACTATAGAAAATTTATTTATAATATTTTCTCTTATAGAAGATAAGTTAAATTTAAACAAATTTTATAAGCATATAAAGGATTATGAACAACATTTAAAGAATAAGAAAAAAGTAATAACAAATATATATGAAATATATATTTGGGCTGAAAATGATAAAATTTTATCTAGTAAATTCAAGGAAATGTTGACTAAAATTAGTAATAATGAGATGAATTATTGGGGAAATACTTCTATTAACAAAAGCTAG
- a CDS encoding CPBP family intramembrane glutamic endopeptidase, which produces MRYYIISYTVLAFVVFRKELYEDFQEFLLHPWKISGITLLTFCLIMLCSTIFIIIPGTKQLTQNQDLVNKFLSTSIIPIFIVVILGPFVEEIIFRHILIGKLQNKIPQWILCTLSILTFGIIHIHTFTLDGILAIKQYILIGTAMTILYIKNKNKNNLSYPLAAHIFNNLIATILILAPQMH; this is translated from the coding sequence ATGCGATATTATATAATATCGTATACTGTTTTAGCTTTTGTTGTATTTAGAAAAGAACTATATGAAGATTTCCAAGAATTTCTGCTACACCCTTGGAAAATTTCAGGTATAACCCTATTAACCTTTTGTCTAATTATGCTTTGCTCGACCATTTTTATTATTATTCCAGGAACAAAGCAATTAACACAAAACCAAGATTTAGTAAACAAATTTCTCTCTACATCTATTATTCCAATATTTATAGTTGTAATTTTGGGTCCATTCGTAGAAGAAATTATATTTAGACATATTTTAATTGGAAAACTTCAAAATAAAATACCACAATGGATATTATGTACCTTATCAATTCTTACTTTTGGAATTATTCATATTCATACATTTACATTAGATGGTATTCTAGCAATTAAACAATATATACTAATTGGAACTGCAATGACTATTTTATATATAAAAAACAAAAACAAAAACAACTTATCATATCCCCTAGCTGCACATATATTTAATAACTTAATTGCAACTATATTAATTTTAGCACCTCAAATGCACTAA
- a CDS encoding DeoR/GlpR family DNA-binding transcription regulator, producing the protein MNQEERRVYIKRELEFNKKVEIENLSLRLRVSEMTIRRDLEYLENKGVLTRVSKGAILNLMKSPDKIDDSLSIRNNQNIKGKKRIAKYASKIIEDEDIIYLDASTTIYELCPYILDKHLTIVTNSIRIAEYFNTSKNITVMLAGGVLRYGTLSLIGEDTEKFLKQYNTNKIFISGKALSYENGLTDINMFEINTKKVAIENTNEVIVLLDSTKLNKTSLLKICDIKQISKIIVDDLKTLTDEEEKTLQFIRNNNIDIIIAKSSNRMF; encoded by the coding sequence ATGAATCAAGAGGAGAGAAGAGTATACATAAAAAGAGAATTGGAATTTAATAAAAAAGTTGAAATAGAAAATTTAAGTTTGAGATTAAGGGTTTCAGAAATGACTATAAGGAGAGATTTGGAATACTTAGAAAACAAGGGAGTTTTAACAAGAGTATCTAAGGGTGCAATATTAAATTTAATGAAAAGCCCTGATAAAATTGATGATAGTTTAAGTATTAGAAACAATCAGAATATCAAAGGAAAGAAAAGAATAGCTAAATATGCAAGTAAGATAATTGAGGATGAAGATATAATATATTTAGATGCTTCAACTACAATTTATGAATTATGTCCATACATATTAGATAAGCATCTAACCATTGTTACTAATTCAATTAGGATAGCTGAATATTTTAATACATCTAAGAATATTACTGTAATGTTAGCAGGAGGAGTATTAAGATATGGAACACTTTCTTTGATTGGAGAAGATACAGAAAAATTTTTAAAACAGTATAATACTAATAAGATTTTTATATCAGGAAAAGCTTTATCCTATGAAAATGGATTAACAGATATTAATATGTTTGAAATAAATACCAAAAAAGTTGCTATAGAAAATACTAATGAAGTTATAGTTTTATTAGATTCTACTAAGTTAAATAAAACTTCTTTACTAAAAATTTGTGATATAAAACAAATTTCTAAAATTATAGTAGATGATCTTAAAACTCTTACGGATGAAGAAGAAAAAACATTGCAGTTTATAAGAAATAATAATATAGATATTATTATAGCTAAATCAAGCAATAGAATGTTCTAA
- the mtnK gene encoding S-methyl-5-thioribose kinase, giving the protein MEKYKEMTNELVVDYIKKINIFPGNHKLSSEEVGDGNLNYVFRVKDLESGKSVIVKQALPYLKIAGDGWKLTLDRNRIESEAMQFQNDMLEGSVPKIYHHSDIYALTVMEDLGDMEVLRKGLMSMKRYPNFPKQIGKFMAKNLFLSSDMGMSPSGKKQRVGNFISPELCDITEKLVLNDPYMDSESNNVNEHIKERVKDLWSNKKVRLETAKLKSIFMTKAESLLHGDLHTGSIFIDQEKAVIFDTEFAFYGPYGYDIGLLLANIVLNYVSWEGRVEKDKGEIKEYRQYLLQLMSDIWDEFCKEFKYLWEKESKDIITTVEGYREYYIKNLLHETIGFCSCEVMRRIIGMAHVPDLDEIEDLKNRAKAQILGLEIAQNMLLNRNNINSFEKFIKLIKNETK; this is encoded by the coding sequence ATGGAAAAATATAAAGAAATGACAAATGAACTAGTAGTTGACTATATTAAAAAGATAAATATATTTCCTGGAAATCATAAACTTTCAAGTGAAGAAGTTGGAGATGGAAATTTAAATTATGTATTTAGAGTAAAAGACTTAGAAAGTGGCAAATCAGTTATAGTAAAACAAGCATTACCTTATTTAAAAATAGCTGGTGATGGATGGAAGCTAACTTTGGATAGAAATAGAATTGAGTCAGAGGCAATGCAATTTCAAAATGATATGTTAGAAGGTTCTGTTCCTAAAATATATCATCATAGTGATATATATGCATTAACAGTTATGGAAGACTTGGGGGATATGGAGGTTTTAAGAAAAGGTTTAATGTCAATGAAAAGATATCCCAATTTTCCGAAACAAATAGGCAAGTTCATGGCTAAAAATTTATTTTTATCATCAGACATGGGGATGTCACCTTCTGGAAAGAAACAAAGAGTTGGTAATTTTATAAGTCCTGAACTTTGTGATATAACAGAAAAATTAGTTTTAAATGATCCATATATGGATTCAGAGTCTAACAATGTAAACGAACACATAAAAGAGCGTGTAAAGGATTTATGGAGTAATAAAAAAGTACGTCTTGAAACAGCAAAATTAAAAAGTATATTTATGACTAAGGCAGAATCTTTACTTCATGGTGATTTGCATACAGGTTCAATATTTATAGACCAAGAAAAAGCTGTTATTTTTGATACGGAGTTTGCTTTTTATGGACCTTATGGTTACGACATAGGACTATTATTAGCTAATATAGTTTTAAATTATGTTTCATGGGAAGGAAGAGTAGAAAAAGATAAGGGAGAAATAAAAGAATATAGACAATATTTATTACAATTAATGTCTGATATATGGGATGAGTTTTGTAAAGAGTTCAAATATCTATGGGAAAAAGAATCTAAAGATATAATAACTACAGTAGAAGGTTATAGAGAGTATTATATAAAAAATTTATTACATGAAACTATAGGATTTTGTTCATGTGAGGTTATGAGAAGAATTATAGGAATGGCACATGTTCCGGATTTGGATGAAATAGAAGATTTAAAGAATAGGGCAAAAGCTCAAATACTGGGATTAGAGATAGCACAAAATATGCTTTTAAATAGAAATAATATAAATTCGTTTGAAAAATTTATAAAATTAATAAAAAATGAAACTAAATAA
- the mtnA gene encoding S-methyl-5-thioribose-1-phosphate isomerase has protein sequence MSELLAITWNDENDELVLLDQTKLPNEIEYITYTTVSGVYDSIKDMVVRGAPAIGVTAGYGMYFSAKNAPENSFEEFYKKLESDGKYLDSSRPTAVNLSWAIKRMLDKAKESKDLSVKDIKNVLRDEAKLIHEQDIDICRKIGENLITLLKDGMGILTHCNAGQLATSKYGTATSPMYLAKEKGWNFKVYSDETRPRLQGSTLTALELQMAGIDVTTITDNMAAIVMSQNKIDAVIVGCDRIAANGDTANKIGTYGVSILAKYFGIPMYIAAPTPSIDLSTPTGKEIPIEERNPEEVTCRFGVRTVPKDVKIYNPSFDVTEHENITAIVTEKGIVYPPFKENLEKLFK, from the coding sequence ATGTCAGAATTATTGGCAATTACATGGAATGATGAAAATGATGAACTTGTATTATTAGATCAAACTAAGTTACCAAATGAAATTGAATATATTACGTATACAACTGTAAGTGGAGTATACGATTCTATAAAAGATATGGTAGTTAGAGGAGCGCCTGCTATTGGAGTTACTGCAGGATATGGAATGTATTTTAGTGCTAAGAATGCACCAGAAAATTCTTTTGAAGAGTTTTACAAGAAACTAGAATCTGATGGAAAATATTTAGATTCGAGCAGACCAACAGCAGTAAATCTTTCATGGGCAATTAAAAGAATGCTTGATAAAGCTAAGGAGTCTAAAGATTTATCAGTAAAAGATATTAAAAATGTATTGAGAGATGAAGCAAAATTAATTCATGAACAGGATATAGATATATGCAGAAAAATTGGTGAAAACTTAATAACTTTATTAAAGGATGGTATGGGCATATTGACTCATTGTAATGCAGGTCAACTTGCAACATCTAAATATGGTACAGCAACATCACCAATGTATCTTGCTAAAGAAAAAGGATGGAATTTTAAAGTATATTCTGATGAAACAAGACCTAGGCTTCAAGGCTCCACATTAACAGCATTAGAACTTCAAATGGCTGGAATTGATGTAACTACTATTACAGATAACATGGCAGCTATTGTTATGTCACAAAACAAAATAGATGCTGTAATAGTTGGATGTGATAGGATAGCTGCAAATGGAGATACTGCAAACAAAATAGGAACATATGGAGTTTCTATTTTAGCTAAATACTTTGGTATTCCAATGTATATAGCAGCACCAACTCCAAGCATTGATTTAAGTACACCAACAGGAAAAGAAATTCCTATTGAAGAGAGAAATCCAGAAGAAGTTACTTGTAGATTTGGAGTAAGAACCGTTCCAAAAGATGTAAAGATTTATAATCCATCATTTGATGTAACAGAGCATGAAAATATAACGGCCATAGTTACAGAAAAAGGAATAGTTTATCCTCCTTTTAAAGAAAATTTAGAAAAATTATTTAAATAA
- a CDS encoding PTS galactitol transporter subunit IIC: MGGVIHYILNLGAAVFLPFVMIIIGLVVKMKPKKAIICGLTLGIAFTSINVVLTFMFNTISPAASAFVKSTGIKLTTVDVGWSPVASVAWAWPYALLVFPIQIGINLIMLALRWTNCLNVDMWNVWGKIFTAVLVVALTGNIPIALIVAGIEVIFELKNADIIQGSMYRLSKIKNVTCPHVMNLEAVILAPINKLLDYIPAVNKVNLDADRLKEKIGVFGENSVMGFIVGILIAACGKCSVQVILQTGVGVAASLVLFPIAANFFIDALGPIAESAGNFMKQKYKNRDFYIGVDWSILGGRSELWVISILLVPVELLFAILLAKMGINSVLPLAAIINVAATVPALIITEGNLIRMFIMGVITTPIYLVVSSIFAPMITNLAIQQKTLTVPAGQMLTYYGTEGPEFRWALVNAANIVNGKMIGVIAFAAFIVLFFWYKKYMKNREEQIKDISIKDGEKTC; the protein is encoded by the coding sequence ATGGGTGGTGTAATACATTATATTTTAAATCTTGGAGCTGCAGTGTTCTTACCTTTCGTTATGATTATAATTGGGTTAGTAGTTAAAATGAAACCTAAAAAAGCTATAATATGTGGATTGACTTTAGGAATAGCATTTACATCTATAAATGTAGTACTTACATTTATGTTTAATACTATTAGTCCAGCTGCAAGTGCATTTGTGAAAAGTACGGGCATAAAGCTTACTACTGTGGATGTAGGATGGTCTCCGGTTGCAAGTGTTGCTTGGGCATGGCCATATGCATTACTTGTATTTCCGATTCAAATAGGAATAAATTTAATTATGTTAGCTTTGAGATGGACTAATTGCTTGAATGTTGATATGTGGAATGTATGGGGAAAAATATTTACAGCGGTATTGGTAGTTGCATTAACAGGAAACATTCCAATAGCACTTATTGTTGCTGGAATTGAAGTGATATTTGAACTGAAAAATGCAGATATAATACAAGGTTCTATGTATCGATTGTCAAAAATTAAAAATGTTACATGTCCACATGTAATGAATTTAGAAGCTGTTATTTTAGCCCCTATAAATAAATTATTAGATTATATTCCTGCAGTTAATAAAGTAAATTTGGATGCTGATAGGTTAAAGGAGAAAATAGGTGTTTTTGGTGAAAATAGTGTAATGGGATTTATAGTAGGGATTTTAATAGCAGCCTGCGGAAAATGCAGTGTTCAGGTTATATTGCAAACAGGAGTAGGGGTTGCTGCATCACTTGTATTATTCCCAATAGCAGCAAACTTTTTTATAGATGCTCTTGGACCAATTGCAGAATCAGCTGGAAATTTTATGAAGCAAAAGTATAAAAATAGAGATTTTTATATTGGAGTTGATTGGTCTATTCTTGGGGGAAGATCTGAACTATGGGTTATATCTATATTGCTTGTCCCTGTTGAATTATTATTTGCTATATTATTGGCTAAGATGGGTATAAACAGTGTATTACCTTTAGCTGCAATTATAAATGTTGCAGCAACGGTTCCGGCATTAATTATAACAGAAGGTAATCTAATTAGAATGTTTATAATGGGTGTGATAACTACACCTATATATTTAGTAGTATCATCAATATTTGCACCAATGATTACTAATTTAGCAATACAACAAAAGACGTTAACTGTTCCAGCTGGACAAATGTTAACTTATTATGGAACAGAGGGTCCAGAATTTAGATGGGCTTTAGTGAATGCTGCTAATATTGTAAATGGAAAAATGATTGGGGTTATAGCATTTGCAGCTTTTATAGTATTATTTTTCTGGTATAAAAAGTATATGAAGAATAGAGAAGAACAAATAAAAGATATTAGTATAAAAGATGGAGAAAAGACATGTTAG
- a CDS encoding class II aldolase/adducin family protein, which produces MLENLKKKLTDIAKKAEKEGLCKHKSGNFSIRDVESGYIVVTPSGVSREKLTYEDICIVDINANLIEVKTKVKPTSELLMHLEAYKCREDISAIVHTHSKMATAFSVLNKEIPPIVYEAVNVVGNDGTIKVAPYARPGTVELANSIKELIKKSDVCLMANHGVLAVGGNIDDALLKASYVEEISEIYYSALMINQGKEPKTISTEELEKWKYPDEINLRVN; this is translated from the coding sequence ATGTTAGAGAATTTGAAAAAAAAGTTAACTGATATTGCTAAAAAAGCTGAAAAAGAAGGTTTATGTAAACACAAATCAGGCAATTTTAGCATTAGAGATGTTGAAAGTGGATATATTGTAGTAACCCCTTCAGGAGTTTCAAGAGAAAAATTAACCTATGAGGATATTTGTATAGTAGATATAAATGCAAATTTAATAGAAGTAAAAACAAAAGTAAAACCTACAAGTGAACTGCTTATGCATTTGGAAGCGTATAAATGTAGAGAGGATATAAGTGCAATTGTTCATACACATTCTAAGATGGCCACAGCTTTTTCAGTATTGAATAAAGAAATACCTCCTATAGTGTATGAGGCTGTGAATGTAGTGGGGAATGATGGAACAATAAAGGTAGCTCCATATGCAAGACCAGGGACAGTTGAGTTAGCAAATAGTATTAAAGAGCTTATAAAAAAATCAGACGTTTGCTTAATGGCTAATCATGGGGTGTTAGCGGTAGGAGGTAATATAGATGATGCATTATTAAAAGCATCATATGTTGAGGAAATTTCCGAAATATACTATTCGGCACTTATGATAAATCAAGGAAAAGAGCCAAAAACAATTTCGACGGAAGAATTAGAAAAATGGAAGTATCCGGACGAAATAAATTTAAGAGTTAATTGA
- a CDS encoding DUF2238 domain-containing protein, with protein MGKSNKLLHVIFFIIFIMFFIWSSISPMDRFTWFLEVIPAIVGFIVVILTYKQFKLTNIVYILILIHAIILIIGGHYTYAEMPFFNWLRDTFSLERNYYDRLGHFAQGFIPAIVSREILLRKSILKRGKMLNFIIICICLAISATYELIEWGVAEATGTAAEAFLGTQGDVWDTQWDMFLALVGSIVALVSLSKIHDSFLRKLGYTK; from the coding sequence ATGGGTAAAAGTAATAAATTATTACATGTTATATTTTTTATAATATTTATTATGTTTTTTATATGGTCTTCAATTAGTCCTATGGATAGATTTACTTGGTTTTTAGAAGTTATTCCTGCAATAGTTGGATTTATAGTAGTAATCTTAACATATAAACAGTTTAAACTTACAAATATAGTGTATATTTTGATTTTAATACATGCTATTATTTTAATTATTGGTGGACATTATACCTATGCTGAAATGCCATTTTTTAATTGGCTTAGAGATACGTTTTCTCTTGAAAGAAACTATTATGATCGTTTAGGACATTTTGCACAAGGATTTATACCTGCTATAGTTAGTAGAGAAATACTATTACGTAAGTCAATATTAAAAAGAGGAAAAATGCTTAATTTTATAATTATATGTATATGTCTTGCTATAAGTGCTACATATGAACTTATAGAATGGGGTGTGGCAGAAGCAACGGGAACAGCTGCAGAAGCGTTTTTAGGTACTCAAGGTGATGTGTGGGATACTCAATGGGATATGTTCTTAGCTTTAGTTGGAAGTATAGTTGCTCTAGTTAGTTTAAGTAAAATACATGACTCATTTTTAAGGAAACTTGGTTATACTAAATGA